One Agelaius phoeniceus isolate bAgePho1 chromosome 6, bAgePho1.hap1, whole genome shotgun sequence DNA window includes the following coding sequences:
- the DHCR7 gene encoding 7-dehydrocholesterol reductase: MGAHQEKKLVEERKYQNMQNDTKTSQGQWGRAWEVDWFSLASILFLLMFAPLIVYYFIMSCDQYQCSLTDPLLDLLTGKKHLSDIWNRTPMLTYRAAAIYSLWVTFQVFLYVSIPDFCHKFLPGYVGGVQDGAVTPAGAVNKYEINGLQAWIITHVLWFANAYCFHFFSPTIIFDNWIPFLWCANILGYAVSTFAMIKGYFFPTNAKDCKITGNFFYDYMMGIEFNPRIGKWFDFKLFFNGRPGIVAWTLINLSFAAKQQELYGEVTNSMILVNVLQGIYVLDFFWNEAWYLKTIDICHDHFGWYLGWGDCVWLPYLYTLQGLYLVYHPVQLRTDYALGILMLGLLGYYIFRMTNHQKDLFRRTNGNCRIWGKKPEYIECSYMSVDGTKYYSKLMTSGFWGWARHFNYTGDLMGSLAYCLACGFEHVLPYFYIIYMTILLTHRCIRDEHRCSSKYGKDWKCYTAVVPYRLLPGVF, encoded by the exons ATGGGAGCCCATCAGGAGAAAAAACTTgttgaagaaagaaaataccaaaacatgcaaAATGATACTAAAACGTCTCAAGGCCAGTGGGGAAGAGCCTG GGAGGTGGACTGGTTTTCCTTGGCAAGCATCCTTTTCCTGCTGATGTTTGCACCACTGATTGTGTATTACTTCATCATGTCCTGTGACCAGTACCAGTGCTCTCTGACTGATCCACTCCTGGACTTGCTGACTGGGAAGAAGCATCTGTCTGACATCTGGAACAGGACTCCCATGCTGACCTACAGGGCTGCTGCCATTTATTCCCTTTGGGTCACTTTCCAG GTGTTTTTGTATGTGTCCATTCCTGATTTCTGCCATAAATTTCTGCCTGGATATGTGGGAGGTGTACAAGATGGTGCTGTCACCCCTGCTG GTGCTGtgaataaatatgaaataaatggaCTTCAGGCCTGGATCATTACCCATGtgctttggtttgcaaatgctTATTGCTTCCACTTCTTCTCACCTACCATCATTTTTGACAACTGGATTCCTTTCCTGTGGTGTGCCAACATCTTGGGATATGCAGTGTCCACCTTTGCAATGATCAAAGGCTACTTTTTCCCTACCAATGCAAAAGACTG caaaaTCACTGGCAACTTCTTTTATGACTACATGATGGGGATTGAATTTAACCCTCGAATAGGCAAGTGGTTTGATTTCAAGCTGTTCTTCAATGGGCGCCCTGGGATTGTAGCCTGGACTCTTATCAACCTCTCCTTTGCTGCCAAACAACAGGAGCTGTACGGTGAAGTGACAAACTCCATGATCCTTGTCAATGTCCTCCAG GGTATTTATGTTCTGGACTTCTTTTGGAATGAAGCCTGGTACTTGAAAACCATTGATATCTGCCATGATCATTTTGGATGGTATTTGGGCTGGGGAGACTGTGTTTGGTTGCCTTACCTCTATACTTTGCAG GGTCTGTACTTGGTTTACCATCCTGTCCAGCTGCGCACAGATTATGCCTTAGGGATCCTGATGTTGGGCTTGCTGGGTTATTACATCTTCAGAATGACCAACCACCAGAAGGACCTGTTCCGTCGCACCAATGGCAACTGCAGGATCTGGGGGAAGAAGCCAGAGTACATTGAGTGCTCCTACATGTCCGTGGATGGCACCAAGTACTACAGCAAGCTGATGACCTCGGGATTCTGGGGCTGGGCACGTCATTTCAACTACACAGGAGACCTGATGGGCTCGCTGGCCTATTGCCTGGCTTGTGGCTTTGAGCACGTGCTGCCTTACTTCTACATCATTTACATGACCATCCTGCTCACCCACCGCTGCATCAGGGATGAGCACCGCTGTAGCAGCAAGTATGGGAAGGACTGGAAGTGCTACACTGCTGTAGTGCCCTACCGGCTCCTACCCGGGGTATTTTAA